The following coding sequences lie in one Pectobacterium sp. A5351 genomic window:
- a CDS encoding LysE family translocator, with translation MLDPSFFSYVTVMSITPGPNNLLLATSGVNFGLRRTLPMMVGITVGCGIQTALMGMALELLLSWMSVIRLPLTVLGCVYLLWLSWKIVRSSAPELQGRVQPMTALQGTLFQAVNPKTWLMASNIALLYTASGGLFTTVIAFMALNLPCVLVWAALGDRIGKHLQEPWKLKAFNGIMAFSLLLTTCWMLAEAIKLSS, from the coding sequence ATGCTCGACCCTTCTTTTTTCAGCTACGTCACCGTCATGTCCATCACGCCGGGACCCAATAATCTGCTGCTGGCAACCTCAGGCGTCAATTTTGGCCTGCGCCGTACGTTACCGATGATGGTGGGAATTACCGTTGGCTGTGGGATACAAACGGCACTGATGGGTATGGCCCTGGAACTTCTGCTGAGCTGGATGAGCGTTATCCGCCTCCCTCTTACCGTGCTGGGGTGCGTCTATCTGCTGTGGCTATCGTGGAAAATCGTGCGCTCATCGGCACCGGAACTACAAGGGCGAGTACAGCCGATGACTGCACTGCAAGGGACGCTATTTCAAGCGGTGAATCCGAAGACCTGGCTAATGGCCAGCAACATCGCGCTGCTTTATACCGCCAGCGGTGGCCTTTTCACCACGGTCATCGCCTTTATGGCACTCAATCTGCCCTGCGTTTTAGTCTGGGCAGCGCTCGGCGATCGCATCGGCAAACATCTTCAGGAACCGTGGAAACTGAAAGCCTTCAACGGCATAATGGCGTTCTCTCTGCTACTCACCACATGCTGGATGCTGGCTGAAGCCATCAAGCTCTCCAGCTAA
- a CDS encoding aminotransferase-like domain-containing protein, with product MSIIDSQESTLYQQLAETFATAIHQGTLAPGSRLPSIRRVAGSHQVSVNTVLNAWRILEDRGLIEARPQSGYFVRGRLPSLTESKPHRAQVIVPGSEKLDLIDTVFAAQTHPDYTNISLACPQHADFYPTEKISRIAASLLRRQPELIGRYALPPGSERLRREVARRAMDLGMTLTREDITITHGCMEALQLALRTVTQPGDCVGLETPTYFYLFPLLASLGLKTVEIPTDPQRGLALDALDLLLSEQRLQAIIAMPNAQNPLGCSMTLADKKRLAKLVNDYQVPLIEDGLYSELQFTWPLSPTVKAFDREGWVIYCSSFTKTLAPDFRIGWMASGRFRAKVARLKAVSSMAESALLSETLAQFLESGGYDHHLRTLRRRYAAQMDEARGLIARHFPQGTRATQPQGGFVFWLELPGNVDGVELFHRLLQERICVTPGELYTLSGRCKHALRLSCCYPFDERYTYALKRAGALACEMSGIGPGSAT from the coding sequence GTGTCCATCATCGACTCACAAGAAAGTACGCTCTATCAACAGCTCGCGGAAACCTTCGCCACGGCGATTCATCAAGGGACGTTAGCGCCGGGAAGCCGCTTGCCTTCTATTCGTCGCGTCGCCGGATCGCATCAGGTGAGTGTCAACACGGTGCTGAATGCCTGGCGTATTCTCGAAGATCGTGGGTTGATCGAAGCACGGCCACAGTCCGGCTATTTTGTGCGGGGGCGTCTGCCGTCGCTAACGGAAAGCAAGCCTCACCGAGCGCAGGTGATTGTGCCGGGCAGTGAGAAACTGGATCTGATTGATACCGTCTTTGCTGCTCAGACGCACCCTGACTACACCAACATTTCTCTGGCGTGTCCGCAGCATGCCGATTTCTACCCTACCGAAAAGATCAGCCGTATTGCCGCTTCCCTGCTGCGGCGGCAGCCTGAACTGATTGGTCGCTATGCGCTGCCGCCGGGCAGTGAGCGGCTGCGGCGCGAAGTGGCGCGGCGAGCCATGGATTTGGGTATGACATTGACGCGTGAAGATATCACGATCACCCACGGCTGTATGGAGGCGCTACAGCTGGCGCTGCGCACGGTTACGCAGCCGGGCGACTGTGTGGGCTTGGAAACGCCAACCTATTTTTATCTCTTTCCCCTGCTAGCCAGTCTGGGACTGAAAACGGTGGAGATTCCCACCGACCCGCAACGTGGCCTCGCGCTGGATGCGCTGGATCTGCTGCTGTCAGAACAGCGATTACAGGCGATTATCGCCATGCCGAACGCGCAGAATCCGTTAGGGTGCAGCATGACGCTGGCGGATAAAAAGCGGCTGGCAAAGCTGGTGAACGATTATCAGGTGCCGCTGATCGAGGATGGGTTATACAGCGAGCTTCAGTTTACCTGGCCGCTGTCGCCGACGGTGAAAGCCTTCGACCGCGAAGGCTGGGTGATTTACTGCTCCAGCTTCACGAAAACGCTGGCACCGGATTTTCGTATCGGCTGGATGGCGTCGGGCCGTTTCCGGGCCAAAGTGGCGCGGCTGAAAGCGGTATCGTCAATGGCGGAATCGGCGCTGCTATCGGAAACGCTGGCGCAGTTTCTGGAGTCCGGCGGTTACGATCACCATCTGCGCACGCTGCGCCGTCGCTATGCCGCACAGATGGATGAGGCGCGTGGGCTGATTGCCCGGCATTTTCCCCAAGGGACGCGCGCAACGCAGCCACAGGGTGGTTTTGTCTTTTGGCTGGAGTTACCAGGCAATGTGGATGGCGTTGAATTATTCCATCGCCTGCTGCAAGAGCGAATTTGTGTCACCCCCGGCGAGCTTTACACGTTGAGCGGCCGTTGTAAGCACGCGCTGCGGCTATCGTGCTGCTACCCGTTTGATGAACGCTACACGTATGCGCTTAAGCGCGCAGGGGCGCTGGCGTGTGAGATGAGCGGTATCGGGCCGGGTAGCGCGACGTAG
- a CDS encoding glutathione S-transferase family protein, with the protein MLKILGRTSSINVRKVLWLCDELAIPFDREDWGEGYQSPQSPAFLALNPNAMIPVIQDDDFVMWESNAIIRYLANAKDGAWLYPQDPRSRASIDQWIDWQASELNPSWRYAFMSLVRQSPAHQDPQLLAASSNLWSRTMGILNQQLERTGHYVAGDAFTLADIPIGLSVNRWYETPLEHTDYPAVRAYYEHLSARAGYLTWGRNGTP; encoded by the coding sequence ATGTTAAAAATTCTAGGACGCACGTCGTCGATCAACGTGCGGAAAGTGCTGTGGCTGTGTGATGAATTGGCGATTCCCTTCGACCGCGAAGACTGGGGTGAGGGCTATCAGTCACCGCAATCACCCGCGTTTTTGGCGCTCAATCCCAATGCCATGATACCAGTTATTCAGGATGACGATTTTGTCATGTGGGAATCGAACGCGATTATTCGTTACCTCGCCAACGCGAAGGACGGAGCCTGGCTTTACCCGCAGGATCCACGCAGCCGTGCTTCGATCGACCAATGGATCGACTGGCAGGCCTCCGAACTCAATCCTTCATGGCGTTACGCCTTTATGTCGCTGGTGCGCCAATCTCCCGCACATCAGGATCCGCAACTGCTGGCAGCCTCCAGCAACCTTTGGTCACGCACTATGGGTATTTTGAATCAGCAATTGGAGCGAACCGGTCACTACGTTGCTGGAGACGCATTTACACTGGCCGACATTCCGATCGGGCTGTCGGTAAACCGCTGGTATGAAACGCCGCTAGAGCACACGGACTACCCCGCTGTCCGCGCCTACTATGAGCACTTAAGCGCACGTGCAGGCTACCTGACCTGGGGACGAAACGGCACGCCATAA
- the hemL gene encoding glutamate-1-semialdehyde 2,1-aminomutase, whose translation MNKSESLYAAAQQLIPGGVNSPVRAFNGVGGTPLFIERADGAYLYDADEQAYIDYVGSWGPMVLGHNHPAIRDAVIAAAERGLSFGAPTEMEVQMARLVTSLVPSMDMVRMVNSGTEATMSAIRLARGYTGRDKIIKFEGCYHGHADCLLVKAGSGALTLGQPNSPGVPADFARHTLTCVYNDLSSVRAAFEQYPDEIAAIIVEPVAGNMNCVPPLPDFLPGLRALCDEFGALFIIDEVMTGFRVALAGAQSHYGVVPDLTCLGKIIGGGMPVGAFGGKREVMQALAPTGPVYQAGTLSGNPIAMAAGFACLTEVAKPGVHEKLTALTNQLAEGLLAAAKAENIPLVVNQAGGMFGLFFTDAESVTCYQDVMKCDVERFKRFFHMMLEEGVYLAPSAFEAGFMSLAHTPQDIDRTIEAAQLCFSRL comes from the coding sequence ATGAACAAATCTGAAAGCCTGTATGCTGCGGCACAGCAACTTATTCCCGGCGGTGTGAACTCACCCGTTCGTGCTTTTAACGGCGTTGGCGGTACTCCGCTGTTCATCGAGCGGGCTGATGGCGCTTATCTCTACGACGCTGACGAGCAAGCGTACATTGATTACGTGGGGTCGTGGGGTCCGATGGTGCTGGGGCACAATCACCCGGCAATTCGTGATGCGGTGATCGCCGCCGCAGAACGCGGCCTGAGTTTTGGCGCGCCGACCGAAATGGAAGTGCAGATGGCACGTCTGGTTACCTCGCTGGTGCCCAGCATGGACATGGTGCGGATGGTCAACTCCGGCACCGAAGCCACCATGAGCGCAATTCGTCTGGCACGTGGCTACACTGGTCGCGACAAAATCATTAAATTTGAAGGCTGCTACCACGGCCACGCCGATTGCCTGTTGGTGAAAGCCGGTTCCGGCGCGCTGACGCTGGGTCAACCGAACTCTCCCGGCGTTCCGGCCGACTTTGCTCGCCACACGCTGACCTGCGTTTATAACGATCTGTCATCCGTACGCGCCGCATTTGAACAATACCCTGACGAGATCGCCGCAATTATCGTCGAACCCGTCGCAGGCAACATGAACTGCGTTCCACCGCTGCCGGATTTCCTTCCTGGCCTGCGCGCCCTGTGCGACGAGTTTGGTGCCCTGTTCATCATCGATGAAGTGATGACCGGCTTCCGCGTCGCACTGGCGGGTGCACAGTCGCACTATGGCGTGGTGCCGGATCTGACCTGTCTGGGGAAAATCATCGGCGGCGGCATGCCAGTTGGCGCCTTCGGTGGCAAGCGTGAAGTCATGCAGGCGCTGGCGCCGACCGGTCCGGTTTATCAGGCGGGAACACTGTCCGGCAACCCGATTGCTATGGCGGCAGGCTTTGCCTGTTTGACGGAAGTCGCGAAACCCGGTGTCCATGAAAAACTCACCGCGTTGACCAATCAGCTGGCAGAAGGCCTGCTGGCTGCCGCGAAAGCCGAAAATATTCCGCTAGTCGTGAATCAGGCGGGTGGTATGTTTGGTCTGTTCTTCACCGATGCCGAGAGCGTCACCTGCTATCAGGATGTGATGAAGTGCGACGTCGAGCGCTTTAAGCGGTTCTTCCACATGATGCTGGAAGAAGGGGTTTATCTCGCGCCGTCCGCTTTTGAAGCGGGCTTTATGTCGCTGGCGCATACGCCACAGGACATCGACCGCACCATCGAAGCCGCACAGCTCTGCTTCTCACGCCTGTAA